tttgtttttttaatagtagTTAGGGAGTCACTCTTCTTCAGTTACAATTCGGTTACATCTGACATTGGATATCCATGTTTCCTCTATTCCCATCATAACTTTAAACGTGAATTTTCAAGATTATCTGATTCAATTCAGATATAAGAGCTTTGACTTTCTCAGTTTTACTGAGGTTAAACaattgtctcggttttgaaagacaggtgtctgctaaggaaggcagaggccccccttgaagtggcagatataaccccttttccctccaagttattatattttgaaatcaagagcctttaggcgaagatgtgggaaataggaataacagttctttactatatatatatatgtatataaccagtcaaacaaaacaacaacaactctggcagtaacagcaaacacaaacccagtgccagccttctcggctgtcaggccctttcccctcgggtgcagttccgctcgcagccggcaggggcgctggcggctcccggtgagcagggcaggtgcgatggttcccccgcggctgcagggggcgctccggagcgagctcggggagcacgcggctctggtgccctgggatcccgggaagggatggaacaaaggcttcacaaaccgctgggcagccgatcccggactctcaggaacagcaggctggaatggcagggacgaacgcaaatcccgggtggcagacgagatgtatccagatgggaaaaaaccacggaggcccaggcaggcagggtgagcagggctacagcgtagcgaaagctcgaagcagcagcggagcaggacagccacagctcggtctccagcagggcagggaaaagcggcttttggggtcccggcgttgcttccagcaggaagaaagaacggccaaaaagaaagcagcagcagctcctttctctgcagcttctctctccggacgctcagagcgaactgtccccacacccaggtgtagacaaaggagtagccaggcccgccccactcccctttttgtctttcttaagtacagctatttgtcccctagcaacatgcatatgggagaaaattcctttaacaggaaaacctaagactaaactaaaaccccaacaacaatgCATCAGTGACTTTCTCTGTGTGCAAGTTGCAGAAATACTTCAGATAGCTTGTTTCCTCTTCAAAtacaacatttctttttaaagtcttcCATAGGTTTGAATTACTGAAATTTAcctgaagagaaagcaaagtgAGTAAAACTGTAGATCAGatatatatctttatttttttaactctccATTTCATCTCTTTCCCCTTGTTAAGTGATGTCTCCAGGCTGCCCAGTTATATCATGATGGGCAGCACATTGCCCAGTGGAGTCACTCTCTTTGTTATAGTAACTCACAATTTTTGCAAAtgcatgaattttttttagtgACTTCTAGTCTGATCATGGTAGATTCAGGTAACAGCTGACACTGGAATCCTTGGGGTCTTCTGCTTATCAGGTGTGTCTGAAACAAAAGAATGTTAATATACTCAGAAGCATGGACTTTTACTTCTGTAACTTATTGCTGAATGTATTGAACTGTAGGTAATGGTACTTTACATAGATTACTGTCACTTgctcaaaataaatgaaaataaggcACAATTTTCAACAGTttaattctctttattttcataaatgttATATCACATGATACACTGTATTTCCAGAAAGTTTTCAGTTTGGTACAGAGAGAACAGTTcatatttttacaaaatatgtACAGTGTTTTGTTGCATTCTTTATTCATGCTCTTAAATAATCTGCAGttactgatgaaaaaaaaaaaaaatgtatgccTAAGCAACAATTTTAGCACACTTTACAGGACTGTTTTGTCTACCTGCCTTCCCTTGGCATGAAACACTTTGCTATAGCAGGATGCCTCTGTATCCAAACTATCCAATCAGAGCATTGTGATCCTTTGCATCACTTGCAGACTGTCTTAGTGTGTGTTTCACTTGTACACAATTCTAAACATCATTAGGTttgagcagctttttttttctgatggccTTCACATACATTGCATTCTGGGGATACAGAGAGTTTACTTTATGACTGCTTTATAAACATCATCTATTATTTAcctatttgttttccttttgtgatAAACTTCTCGGTCCTTTCTTGACACTGTGTGGGTCAGTTTGTACAGCAGGTGGCAATGTCTGCATTCCAGCAGTTTGGTACTTGTGTTTCCCACCATTCCATCCTCATGAGGGTATTCATGGAACTCACTATGAACTCCTTCCAGAAGATCCTGTCATGGTCTGAAGAGGCTTGGCACCAGACTAGGAACAAACCTAGTAGGCCAAAGCATTCAACCCATCTTGACTTTCCAAATATTCAtgtaattttccatttctttattAACCCCTTCTTAAATAATTCCTATGAAGTTTAACACACTGCTTCCATCTTTTCCAGTTATTGAAAGAAGTAGCTGTAAAGCATAGCTCGTATTACTTTGAGATTCGCTGTCATAAAGGttcagaataatttctttttctgcattctgAACAAAGCCGCCTTGGTCAAGCAAAGTTTAAGCCAAGAGAGATCCTTGTTCTACTACACATGGAAGAGACATGAGGTGCTGGGAGGGGGATGCAGAGTTGGTTGGCAGTTTTATTTGATTTcacaatgttttatttaatctttACATTTCATCTCCAGCCATCAAAGGTTGTAAAAACAATCCTGCTGTTCCTAGAATACATACCAGGATGAAAACCCATAGAAAAATACGATCAATTACCATGGCAACATATTTCCAATCATCCtgaatctggaaaaaaaaaaaaaaaaatagcaagttGGCATGTTTATTAGGTGAATAAGTTGCATTAGCAATACCATTTCATATAGGAAGTGCACTTTCTTCTGTATGTAGATATCTTTATGTATACACAACTTACACATCTGTTTTCACTgacaaattaattcattttgaaGAAGCTTTATTTGCATATGCTCTTTGGAGCAAAgccaaaagctgctgcttcaaaTCCAAAAGGTTGATCACCAAGACACTGGACTTGAGGAGATACAACTTCTCTATTCCGAAGATGAAAGTGTAAAGCTTTAGATTCTTAGATGAACAGGTTTGTCCAGAAAACGTTACTGAAACAGACTGCTCCTGCTGGTCTTTAGGTAGTatgtaaaaagcaaaaattaattgGTATATAATTATTTGGTACGTTAATTACGTAGTACTGAAATTTGACTGTTTTCATGCATAATGCAAAATTCATCTCTGTCCCTTTCATGTAAAAAGGGAACCAAGTTTCAAAAAACAAcagatttttctaattttcttttttttacagtgaatGTTCTAGCAAGAGTGACACTGAAGTATTCTATATGTTATATATTAATAGTAACTTGGTGATCATTTTAGTTACTATTGAGATTacaattcaatttttttttgttttcttcaagaaTGATAAGAAATGAATAATgcatttgttgtttttaaaatttgttctttttagCTTAGAACTTGTTTGTTAAGGGAAActtaaaaacccaaagcaacCCTGTATTTTCTGTACCAACTAAACTAAATAGAGTTCTGATTTCAGTATAAACAAAGTGAAGTTAGAATGAAGTGCCAGAGTGTGGGGATTTAAATTCTGTGATAATTGTGATGGTGTGGCTACTGCTCATAGTATGTTTGAGGaatataatagaaaaaaaattttaatttttttttctcctttattgtGTTAAGATACAGCTTTGTGAAAGATGCCGGTCCCTGTCTCGCAGTAGTTGCTTCATTTAGCTACAGCACTTTACTCTGCAGCAGCAACAGAATGAGCACCATCATCACTGTGAGGGACATTCACTCTTACATTTCTGTTGTTGATGGTAAGCTGTGGGAGGAAGAATGTAACTTTCTAAAGGCCATAGGGTCAGCAAATTCCACTATTAAGATTATAACTTGGAAAATCCTAACTTCAACTCTTGTGGGATGGGTGGTCTCGTATGTTCCCCTAGCAGTGGTTGCCTTAACATGCCTCACTCAGTACATATTGTGAATAAAAGAGATCattgtgcagcagagctgcttctcaaTTATGTAAGCTCAAAACTGCACATACTTGTAATACAGCTTGTGTAATTTGCTTGCATAAAATAATGGTCTCTGTTatcttttttgtctgtttgtttgagATCTTTTTCTTACCAAACACACTAATGGCAAAAGGTATCTGCAGTTTGAGTAACAGTAAAATATGTTCTTACCTCTTTTGCTTCATTctgcattttcatattttctgcaATGTATTTCACACTTTCAATAGCATCTCTCATTTCTGGTGACAGAACTGAGAATGAAAGCACAGGATCTACAGACTCAGAGCTTGAACTTCTAGTGAGATTGCCACTGAAATCCGAGAACTTCGTGCGCTGGTACTGACAGCAGCTACATGCCGTATCTTGACATACAAAGCCATCTTTACAGCATTTGGTTTCAGAACCGTTGATGCAATTTAAGTTTGAAAACTCAGAAGTGAATAATGGTTTTGGCTTCTGATTATTCTCTTCATCACTGGCAGGCCTTGTCATGAACATGATCCGGGGAAGTAAGTTCAAGAAAATGGTTCTCACCCACACGGGCATTGTGTGTGTCTTGGGTGTTCTGTAGTGCACATTTAGTACAAATACTGTTATGACAATTGATAGAGTTACAAATATCATGGTGAAAAGGAGGTATTCCCCAATAAGGGGAATTACCAGGGAAGTAGAAGGTATGGTTTCTGTGATAACAAGAAGGAACACTGTTAAAGAGAGAAGAACTGATATGCAGAGTGTCACCTTCTCACCACAGTCTGAGGGCAAATAAAAAACTAATACAGTCAGGAAAGAAATCAGCAGGCAGGGAATAATCATATTGATAGTGTAAAATAAAGGTAAACGCCTAATGTAAAGAGAGTATGTGATGTCTGGATATATCTCTTCGCAACAATTGTATTTGATGTCGTGTTTATACCCTGGAGCTTTAATTATAGCCCATTCTCCACTCTCCCAGTAATCTTTCAGGTTCATTGTAGAGCCAATTAAAACTAAGTCAATTTTGGCTTTGTCATAAGACCAGGAACCAAACTTCATGGTGCAGTTCTGATAATCAAATGGGAAGTAGGTTACATCTATTTTACATGAACTTTTAAATATAGCTGGAGGTATCCAGGTCACATCACCCGTGTATTTTAAAAGGGCCTTTGTCTTGTCATC
The window above is part of the Corvus hawaiiensis isolate bCorHaw1 chromosome 13, bCorHaw1.pri.cur, whole genome shotgun sequence genome. Proteins encoded here:
- the CHRNA3 gene encoding neuronal acetylcholine receptor subunit alpha-3 → MESLNTLLLTAAVCFLCQGCGGSEAEHRLYAALFESYNQFVRPVKNVSDPVIIQFEVSMSQLVKVDEVNQIMETNLWLKHIWNDYKLRWNPADYGGAEFIRVPSGQIWKPDIVLYNNAVEDFQVDDKTKALLKYTGDVTWIPPAIFKSSCKIDVTYFPFDYQNCTMKFGSWSYDKAKIDLVLIGSTMNLKDYWESGEWAIIKAPGYKHDIKYNCCEEIYPDITYSLYIRRLPLFYTINMIIPCLLISFLTVLVFYLPSDCGEKVTLCISVLLSLTVFLLVITETIPSTSLVIPLIGEYLLFTMIFVTLSIVITVFVLNVHYRTPKTHTMPVWVRTIFLNLLPRIMFMTRPASDEENNQKPKPLFTSEFSNLNCINGSETKCCKDGFVCQDTACSCCQYQRTKFSDFSGNLTRSSSSESVDPVLSFSVLSPEMRDAIESVKYIAENMKMQNEAKEIQDDWKYVAMVIDRIFLWVFILVCILGTAGLFLQPLMAGDEM